One Streptococcus sp. S1 DNA window includes the following coding sequences:
- the rapZ gene encoding RNase adapter RapZ translates to MTESKIQLVMVTGMSGAGKTVAIQSFEDLGYFTIDNMPPALLLKFIELMRHSPDNSKLAIVVDMRSRSFFNEIRTVLDELDNQEDLDFKVLFLDATDSELVARYKETRRSHPLAADGRVLDGITLERELLSPLKNISQNVVDTTELTPRNLRKTIAEQFASQDNQPDFRVEVMSFGFKYGLPIDADLVFDVRFLPNPYYKLELRNLTGQDPAVYDYVMDHPESEDFYRHLHDLIVPILPSYKREGKSVLTIAMGCTGGQHRSVAFAERLSHDLESHWQVNCSHRDKDRRKETVNRS, encoded by the coding sequence ATGACAGAAAGTAAGATTCAACTGGTCATGGTAACAGGGATGAGCGGTGCTGGTAAGACCGTCGCCATCCAATCGTTTGAGGATTTGGGTTACTTTACCATCGACAATATGCCACCGGCGCTCTTGCTGAAATTTATTGAGCTCATGCGCCACAGCCCAGATAACAGTAAATTGGCGATCGTAGTAGATATGAGGAGCCGTTCATTTTTCAATGAAATTCGTACCGTCTTGGATGAATTGGATAACCAAGAAGATCTAGATTTTAAGGTCTTGTTCTTAGATGCTACTGACAGTGAGTTGGTAGCACGATACAAAGAAACTCGTCGTAGCCACCCACTAGCAGCAGATGGTCGTGTTTTAGATGGGATTACCCTAGAGAGAGAACTCCTGTCTCCATTAAAAAATATTAGTCAAAATGTAGTGGATACCACTGAGTTGACGCCTCGTAATTTAAGAAAAACCATAGCAGAACAATTTGCCAGTCAAGACAATCAGCCAGATTTTCGGGTTGAGGTCATGTCATTTGGCTTTAAATATGGCCTTCCGATCGACGCTGACCTCGTGTTTGACGTGCGTTTTCTTCCAAATCCTTACTATAAATTGGAGTTGAGGAATTTAACTGGTCAAGATCCGGCTGTCTATGATTATGTTATGGACCACCCTGAATCAGAAGACTTTTACCGTCATCTCCATGACTTGATTGTTCCTATTTTACCGTCTTATAAACGCGAGGGTAAATCCGTTCTCACCATCGCTATGGGCTGTACCGGTGGACAACACCGTTCGGTAGCCTTTGCAGAGCGCTTATCGCATGATTTAGAAAGTCATTGGCAGGTCAATTGCAGTCATAGAGACAAGGACAGACGGAAAGAAACGGTGAATCGCTCATGA
- a CDS encoding YvcK family protein, whose amino-acid sequence MRKPKVTVIGGGTGISVILDSLRKKPVDITAIVTVADDGGSSGELRKNIQKLTPPGDLRNVLVAMSDMPRFYEKVFQYRFADDDGPLAGHPLGNLIIAGISEMQGSTYNAMQLLTKFFHTTGKIYPSSDSPLTLHAVFQDGKEVVGESHIANYTGMIDHVYVTNTFDQERPKASKKVVEAILESDMVVLGPGSLFTSILPNLMIDEIGSAILETKAQISYVCNIMTQRGETEHFTDSDHVSVLHKHLGEKFIDTVLVNINQVPAAYMNSNKFDEYLVQVEHDFKGLHSQVPQVISSDFLKLVNGGAFHDGEKVVEELMRIVQVRK is encoded by the coding sequence ATGAGAAAACCTAAAGTAACTGTTATTGGAGGAGGAACAGGGATTTCTGTTATTCTCGATAGTCTGAGAAAGAAACCAGTCGATATCACTGCTATTGTAACCGTTGCCGATGATGGCGGGAGTTCAGGTGAATTGCGGAAGAACATCCAAAAATTGACACCACCTGGGGATCTTAGAAATGTGCTGGTTGCCATGTCAGATATGCCTCGTTTTTATGAGAAGGTCTTTCAATACCGCTTTGCAGACGATGATGGCCCTTTGGCCGGACACCCTTTGGGAAACTTGATCATTGCAGGGATTTCAGAGATGCAAGGCTCGACCTATAATGCCATGCAGTTGTTAACCAAGTTCTTTCATACGACCGGCAAGATCTATCCTTCCAGTGATAGTCCCTTGACCCTTCATGCCGTCTTTCAAGATGGAAAAGAAGTGGTAGGAGAAAGCCACATTGCCAACTACACCGGCATGATTGATCATGTCTATGTGACCAATACCTTTGATCAAGAGCGCCCAAAGGCTAGTAAAAAAGTGGTGGAAGCTATTCTTGAAAGTGATATGGTCGTCTTGGGTCCAGGCTCTCTCTTTACCTCGATTCTTCCTAATTTGATGATTGACGAGATTGGATCAGCCATCCTTGAAACCAAAGCTCAGATATCCTATGTTTGCAACATTATGACCCAAAGAGGAGAAACCGAGCATTTTACAGATAGTGACCACGTTTCTGTGCTCCATAAACACTTGGGAGAAAAGTTCATCGATACTGTCCTTGTCAATATCAATCAGGTTCCTGCAGCTTATATGAACAGCAATAAATTTGATGAATATTTGGTGCAGGTAGAGCACGATTTTAAGGGCCTCCACTCGCAAGTTCCCCAAGTGATTTCTTCGGATTTCTTGAAGCTGGTCAATGGAGGAGCCTTTCATGATGGCGAAAAAGTAGTTGAAGAGCTGATGCGGATTGTGCAGGTGAGAAAATGA
- the whiA gene encoding DNA-binding protein WhiA encodes MSFTVRVKEELLSLKRFEKSELAAIIKMSGSLGISMGGLTLSVTTENAKIARHIYELLHHFYEAKSDIRHHQKTNLKKNRVYTVFLDEKVEEILADLHLADAFFGIETGIDASVLEDEAASRAYLRGAFLSSGSIKDPEKGKYQLEIHSVYTDHAEGIALLMQGFLLDAKTIERKKGVVTYLQRAEDIIDFLIVVEAMQAMQEFESIKVMRETRNDLNRANNAEMANIQRTVTASMKTINNISKIVDTVGLGSLPSDLQEVAYIRMNHPDYSIQQIADSLQQPISKSGVNHRLRKINKIADDLDK; translated from the coding sequence ATGAGTTTTACGGTTCGTGTCAAAGAAGAATTATTGTCTCTCAAGCGATTTGAAAAAAGTGAATTGGCTGCCATTATCAAGATGTCTGGAAGTCTTGGGATTTCAATGGGGGGCTTGACGCTCTCGGTAACGACAGAAAATGCCAAGATCGCTCGTCATATCTATGAATTGTTGCATCATTTCTATGAGGCAAAATCAGATATTCGCCACCACCAAAAAACTAACTTAAAAAAAAATCGTGTCTACACAGTATTCTTGGATGAGAAGGTGGAAGAGATTTTGGCTGACTTGCATTTGGCAGATGCCTTCTTTGGGATTGAGACAGGCATTGATGCTAGTGTTTTAGAAGATGAAGCAGCTAGTCGTGCTTATCTTCGGGGTGCTTTTCTGTCGAGCGGTTCGATTAAAGATCCTGAAAAAGGGAAGTACCAGCTGGAAATTCATTCTGTTTATACAGACCATGCGGAAGGAATTGCTCTTCTTATGCAAGGATTTTTACTAGATGCAAAAACCATCGAGCGTAAAAAGGGTGTTGTAACCTATTTGCAAAGAGCGGAAGATATTATTGATTTTCTAATTGTGGTAGAGGCCATGCAAGCCATGCAGGAATTTGAGTCCATCAAGGTCATGAGAGAGACGCGCAATGACCTCAATCGGGCCAATAATGCCGAAATGGCCAATATCCAGCGCACAGTCACAGCCAGTATGAAAACCATAAATAATATCAGCAAAATTGTGGATACGGTCGGTCTAGGGAGTTTACCAAGCGACCTGCAAGAAGTTGCCTATATCCGGATGAATCATCCAGATTATTCCATCCAGCAGATCGCAGATAGTTTGCAACAACCTATTTCAAAAAGCGGTGTCAATCACCGCTTGCGTAAGATCAATAAGATAGCAGACGATTTAGACAAATAA
- a CDS encoding RidA family protein has protein sequence MAKTIHTDKAPAAIGPYVQGKIVSNLLFASGQVPLSPETGEIIGETIQEQTEQVLKNIGAILEEAGTDFDHVVKTTCFLSDMNDFVPFNEVYKTVFTTEFPARSAVEVARLPRDVKVEIEVIAEINA, from the coding sequence ATGGCAAAAACAATTCATACAGATAAAGCACCCGCAGCAATCGGACCTTATGTTCAAGGGAAAATCGTAAGCAATCTTCTCTTTGCAAGTGGACAAGTTCCTTTGTCACCTGAAACAGGCGAAATCATTGGCGAAACAATCCAAGAACAAACGGAGCAAGTCTTAAAGAATATTGGGGCTATTTTGGAAGAGGCTGGGACAGACTTTGACCATGTGGTGAAAACCACTTGTTTCTTAAGTGATATGAATGACTTTGTACCTTTTAATGAGGTCTATAAAACAGTCTTTACTACAGAGTTTCCAGCTCGTTCTGCTGTTGAAGTAGCACGCCTGCCACGTGATGTGAAGGTAGAAATTGAAGTTATTGCGGAAATCAATGCCTAA
- a CDS encoding DUF4044 domain-containing protein — protein MAFGDNGKRKKTPFEMITMVVIVIMLIVTVGAIFATAIGALSY, from the coding sequence GTGGCTTTTGGAGATAACGGAAAACGTAAAAAAACACCATTTGAAATGATTACGATGGTCGTGATTGTGATTATGTTGATTGTCACCGTTGGTGCAATCTTTGCAACTGCAATTGGTGCTCTTTCTTATTAA
- the dnaG gene encoding DNA primase, with protein MVDKELIAEIKNSVNIVEVIGEVVSLTKAGRNFLGLCPFHGEKTPSFNVVEDKQFYHCFGCGRSGDVFKFIEDYRGVAFMDAVQIVADKAGIALQYQARPAQPASANPNQELYEIHQEASKFYQAILMTTKMGEEARHYLHERGLTDEVIRHFQLGLAPAEGNYLYRNLSEKFSEKVITDSGLFTISDAGTVFDAFQDRIMFPLTDDSGRVIAFSGRLWKMTEDGSHQAKYKNSRSTRLFNKSYELYHLDQAKTSAKKQHEMYIMEGFMDVIAAYRAGIENAVASMGTALTPEHVQHLSHFTKKVILTYDGDKAGLEATAKALDVLQDLELEIVRIPDQMDPDEYLKKTSPEDLATLLKNSRISKVEFLMHYWKPQYIENLQAQIEFVEKLAPMIAQTRSITAQNTYIYKLADLLPDFDYLQIEQIVNNSRLHQRQEAQEGGRSKTSTFSVELLPNRGITRLIKAENHLLSRMKDFPMVLNDYRLRPDFAFDTPELQILYQLLCQNGEVTSQDLSEQPEGVQHAWYRMLEEDLPEEIADGELEEVEDTRNRELLRKESQQIGNKVKEASSIGDAEKALLELERLIAQKRRME; from the coding sequence ATGGTTGATAAAGAGCTCATTGCAGAAATTAAAAACAGTGTAAACATTGTTGAAGTCATTGGAGAAGTTGTTTCTTTGACCAAGGCTGGCCGTAATTTTTTAGGCCTTTGTCCTTTTCATGGTGAAAAGACTCCTTCCTTTAATGTCGTTGAAGATAAGCAGTTTTACCATTGTTTCGGATGTGGTCGCTCTGGAGATGTCTTTAAATTTATTGAGGACTACCGTGGAGTCGCCTTTATGGATGCGGTCCAGATCGTAGCAGATAAGGCTGGTATTGCGCTTCAGTACCAGGCAAGACCTGCCCAACCAGCGTCTGCCAATCCAAACCAAGAACTTTATGAGATTCATCAGGAAGCTAGTAAATTCTATCAGGCGATTCTGATGACGACAAAGATGGGGGAAGAAGCGCGACACTATCTGCATGAACGCGGACTGACAGATGAGGTGATCCGACATTTTCAATTGGGCTTAGCACCAGCAGAAGGAAATTATCTCTATCGAAATCTCTCTGAGAAATTCTCCGAGAAAGTGATTACCGATTCGGGTTTGTTTACAATCTCAGATGCTGGAACGGTTTTTGATGCCTTTCAGGATCGGATCATGTTTCCCTTGACGGATGATAGTGGACGGGTCATTGCCTTTTCTGGTAGGCTGTGGAAAATGACGGAGGATGGCAGTCATCAAGCCAAGTACAAGAATAGTCGTAGTACCCGTCTATTTAATAAAAGTTATGAACTCTATCATTTGGATCAAGCCAAGACGAGCGCTAAAAAGCAACATGAAATGTATATCATGGAAGGCTTTATGGATGTCATTGCGGCTTATCGAGCTGGGATAGAAAATGCAGTCGCCTCTATGGGGACAGCATTGACACCAGAGCATGTTCAGCACCTGTCTCATTTTACCAAAAAAGTCATCCTGACCTATGATGGGGATAAGGCAGGACTTGAAGCGACAGCTAAGGCCTTGGATGTCTTGCAGGATTTAGAGTTAGAGATCGTCCGTATCCCTGATCAGATGGACCCTGATGAATACCTCAAAAAGACGTCCCCAGAAGATCTAGCTACCCTCTTGAAGAATTCTCGGATCAGTAAGGTTGAATTCTTGATGCACTACTGGAAACCCCAGTATATTGAGAACTTGCAAGCACAAATTGAATTTGTCGAAAAGTTGGCACCGATGATCGCCCAGACGCGCTCCATTACAGCGCAAAACACGTATATTTATAAGTTAGCCGATTTATTGCCGGATTTCGATTACTTGCAGATTGAGCAGATTGTCAATAATAGTCGTTTGCATCAACGGCAAGAAGCGCAAGAAGGTGGACGATCAAAAACGTCGACTTTTTCAGTGGAGCTCTTGCCGAATCGTGGGATAACGCGCTTGATCAAGGCGGAAAATCATTTGTTAAGTAGGATGAAAGATTTTCCAATGGTCCTCAATGATTACCGTTTGCGACCTGATTTTGCCTTCGACACACCGGAGTTACAGATCTTGTATCAATTGCTCTGTCAAAATGGAGAAGTCACCTCTCAGGATTTATCCGAGCAACCTGAAGGGGTCCAGCACGCCTGGTACCGGATGTTAGAAGAAGATTTACCAGAAGAGATAGCAGATGGTGAGTTAGAAGAAGTAGAAGATACACGGAATCGTGAGCTTCTTCGCAAAGAAAGTCAACAAATTGGAAATAAAGTGAAGGAAGCTTCCTCTATAGGGGATGCGGAAAAAGCTTTATTGGAACTCGAGCGCTTGATCGCTCAAAAAAGAAGAATGGAGTAG
- a CDS encoding metal-sulfur cluster assembly factor, which yields MAYTTEQIEAIKNKILNALEEVIDPELGIDIVNLGLVYEIHFDGETGATIIDMTLTTMGCPLADLLTDQIHDVLAEVEEVTSVDVKLVWYPAWTVEKMSRYARIALGIS from the coding sequence ATGGCATATACAACTGAGCAAATTGAAGCAATTAAAAATAAAATCTTAAATGCTTTGGAAGAGGTAATCGATCCTGAGCTTGGGATTGACATTGTCAATTTAGGTCTTGTCTACGAGATCCATTTTGACGGTGAAACTGGAGCAACCATCATTGATATGACCCTAACGACCATGGGATGTCCATTAGCAGATCTTCTGACAGATCAGATTCATGATGTTTTAGCAGAAGTAGAAGAAGTGACATCAGTGGATGTGAAGTTAGTCTGGTACCCTGCTTGGACGGTTGAAAAGATGAGCCGTTATGCACGGATCGCACTTGGAATTAGTTAA
- the obgE gene encoding GTPase ObgE, with amino-acid sequence MSMFLDTAKIKVKAGNGGDGMVAFRREKYVPNGGPWGGDGGRGGNVIFLVDEGLRTLMDFRYNRHFKAQNGEKGMTKGMHGRGAEDLYVRVPQGTTVRDAETGKVITDLVENGQEYIVAHGGRGGRGNIRFATPKNPAPEISENGEPGQERELELELKVLADVGLVGFPSVGKSTLLSVITSAKPKIGAYHFTTIVPNLGMVRTPSGESFAVADLPGLIEGASQGVGLGTQFLRHIERTRVILHVIDMSASEGRDPYEDYVQINKELETYNLRLMERPQIIVANKMDMPESQENLKEFKKKLAANYDEFDELPQIFPISSLAHQGLDNLLEATAELLDKTPEFLLYSEDEMAQEEVYYGFDEDQPAFDISRDDDAAWVLSGEKLEKLFNMTNFDRDEAVMKFARQLRGMGVDEALRARGAKDGDIVRIGKFEFEFVD; translated from the coding sequence ATGAGTATGTTTTTAGATACAGCCAAGATAAAGGTCAAGGCTGGAAATGGCGGCGATGGCATGGTGGCCTTTCGTCGTGAAAAATATGTCCCCAATGGTGGACCTTGGGGGGGTGATGGAGGACGTGGTGGCAATGTCATCTTCCTAGTAGACGAAGGCTTGCGTACTCTAATGGACTTCCGTTATAACCGGCATTTCAAAGCCCAAAATGGGGAAAAAGGAATGACCAAAGGGATGCACGGACGTGGGGCAGAAGATCTCTATGTACGAGTTCCTCAAGGAACGACCGTCCGAGATGCTGAGACTGGCAAGGTCATCACTGACCTAGTTGAAAATGGACAAGAGTACATTGTCGCACACGGTGGCCGTGGCGGACGTGGAAACATTCGTTTTGCTACTCCAAAGAATCCAGCTCCAGAGATTTCTGAGAATGGGGAACCTGGTCAGGAACGCGAACTCGAATTAGAACTCAAGGTCTTGGCAGACGTTGGTTTGGTTGGCTTCCCTTCTGTTGGGAAATCAACCCTTCTCAGTGTCATCACTTCAGCCAAACCAAAGATTGGAGCTTATCATTTCACTACCATCGTTCCAAACTTGGGCATGGTTCGGACGCCATCAGGTGAATCCTTTGCAGTCGCAGACCTTCCTGGATTGATTGAAGGAGCTAGCCAAGGTGTTGGACTAGGAACCCAGTTCCTTCGCCACATCGAGCGCACCCGGGTTATCTTGCATGTTATTGATATGTCAGCCAGTGAAGGACGCGACCCTTATGAAGATTATGTTCAAATTAATAAAGAGCTTGAAACCTATAATCTTCGTTTGATGGAACGTCCTCAGATTATCGTGGCAAATAAGATGGATATGCCAGAGAGCCAAGAAAACTTGAAAGAATTCAAGAAGAAATTGGCAGCCAATTACGATGAGTTTGATGAATTGCCACAGATCTTCCCAATCTCTAGTTTGGCACATCAAGGTTTGGACAATTTGTTAGAAGCAACAGCAGAATTGTTAGACAAAACGCCAGAATTCCTCTTGTATTCAGAAGATGAAATGGCACAAGAAGAAGTATACTACGGCTTTGATGAAGACCAGCCAGCCTTTGACATTAGTCGGGATGACGATGCCGCTTGGGTCTTGTCTGGTGAAAAACTTGAAAAGCTTTTCAATATGACCAATTTCGATCGTGATGAAGCGGTCATGAAATTTGCTCGTCAATTGCGTGGCATGGGGGTTGATGAAGCTCTCCGTGCGCGTGGGGCAAAAGATGGCGATATCGTTCGGATCGGTAAATTTGAATTTGAATTTGTTGATTAA
- the rpoD gene encoding RNA polymerase sigma factor RpoD yields the protein MAKEQKDITTLDVQIAEFIRSHKKSGTATDDEINDQLVIPFTLDAEGIEDLLQRIQDAGISITDKDGNPSARVLNNEEDPELSDEELLGSNSAKVNDPVRMYLKEIGVVPLLTNEEEQELAILVEQGDLEAKQRLAEANLRLVVSIAKRYVGRGMQFLDLIQEGNMGLMKAVDKFDYTKGFKFSTYATWWIRQAITRAIADQARTIRIPVYMVETINKLVREQRNLLQELGQDPTPEQIAERMDMTPDKVREILKIAQEPVSLETPIGEEDDSHLGDFIEDEVIENPVDYTTRVVLREQLDEVLDTLTDREENVLRLRFGLDDGKMRTLEDVGKVFNVTRERIRQIEAKALRKLRHPSRSKPLRDFIED from the coding sequence ATGGCTAAAGAACAAAAAGATATTACAACATTGGACGTTCAAATTGCAGAATTTATTCGCAGCCACAAGAAAAGCGGAACTGCAACAGATGATGAAATTAATGACCAGTTGGTTATTCCATTCACACTAGATGCAGAGGGGATTGAAGATCTTTTGCAACGCATTCAAGATGCAGGGATTTCAATCACTGATAAAGACGGCAACCCAAGTGCGCGTGTGTTGAACAATGAGGAAGATCCAGAGTTGTCAGATGAGGAATTGCTTGGAAGCAACTCTGCTAAGGTCAATGACCCAGTACGGATGTACTTGAAAGAAATTGGGGTTGTTCCTCTTTTGACCAATGAAGAAGAACAAGAATTGGCTATCTTAGTGGAACAAGGTGATTTGGAAGCCAAACAACGTCTAGCAGAGGCCAACCTTCGTTTGGTTGTATCCATTGCGAAACGTTACGTTGGTCGTGGAATGCAATTTTTGGATTTGATCCAAGAAGGAAACATGGGCTTGATGAAGGCGGTTGATAAGTTTGACTATACCAAAGGGTTCAAGTTCTCTACTTATGCGACTTGGTGGATCCGTCAGGCCATCACCCGTGCTATTGCAGACCAAGCGCGTACCATTCGGATTCCTGTCTACATGGTGGAAACCATTAACAAGTTGGTGCGTGAACAACGCAATCTCTTGCAAGAATTGGGACAAGACCCAACGCCTGAACAAATCGCTGAACGCATGGATATGACGCCAGACAAGGTGCGTGAAATCTTGAAGATTGCCCAAGAGCCTGTTTCTTTGGAAACGCCAATTGGGGAAGAAGATGATAGCCATTTGGGAGATTTTATCGAAGACGAAGTGATTGAAAATCCTGTAGACTACACCACTCGTGTGGTACTACGCGAACAATTGGATGAAGTCCTCGATACTTTGACTGATCGAGAAGAAAATGTTTTGCGTCTTCGTTTTGGTCTCGATGATGGGAAAATGCGGACCTTGGAAGATGTGGGCAAAGTCTTCAACGTGACCCGTGAACGGATCCGTCAGATCGAAGCCAAAGCCCTCCGCAAACTCCGCCACCCAAGCAGAAGCAAACCATTGCGTGACTTTATAGAGGATTAA
- a CDS encoding NAD(P)/FAD-dependent oxidoreductase encodes MSEIYDITIVGGGPVGLFAAFYGNMRQVKVKLIDSLPQLGGQPAILYPEKSILDVPGFTNLTGEELSNRLIEQVKRFDTPIFLNETVENIQKEGDLFTITTSRQVHQSKAVIIAMGGGAFKPRSLDIEGADAFDNVHYHVSNIQQYEGQQVTVLGGGDSAVDWALAFDKIAPTTIVHRRDNFRALEHSVEELKQSSVSIKTPFVPSRLIGENGHATHLEITKVKSDETELLPIDHLFVNYGFKSSIGNLKEWGVELQRHKIKVNQKQETSLPGIYACGDCCFYEGKIDLIATGLGEAPTAVNNAINYIYPDKKVQPTHSTSL; translated from the coding sequence ATGTCAGAAATTTATGATATTACGATTGTTGGGGGCGGACCAGTTGGTCTGTTTGCTGCTTTTTATGGCAATATGCGCCAAGTTAAAGTCAAACTGATTGATTCCTTACCTCAACTTGGAGGGCAACCAGCCATTCTCTATCCAGAAAAAAGTATCCTCGATGTACCCGGATTTACCAATTTAACAGGTGAAGAATTAAGCAACCGCTTGATCGAGCAAGTCAAGCGATTCGATACACCGATCTTCCTCAATGAAACCGTAGAGAATATTCAAAAAGAAGGTGATCTCTTCACCATCACTACTTCTCGCCAAGTGCATCAGTCTAAAGCAGTCATCATTGCCATGGGGGGAGGAGCTTTTAAACCCCGTTCCCTTGACATTGAGGGAGCTGATGCCTTCGATAACGTCCACTATCATGTTTCAAATATCCAACAATATGAAGGACAGCAGGTGACCGTCCTTGGTGGTGGGGACTCTGCTGTGGACTGGGCTCTTGCTTTTGACAAGATTGCTCCAACTACAATCGTTCACCGTCGGGACAACTTCCGTGCCTTGGAACATAGTGTAGAAGAACTCAAACAATCTTCTGTCAGCATCAAAACACCATTTGTTCCTAGCCGCTTGATTGGCGAAAATGGTCATGCCACTCATCTTGAAATCACAAAAGTTAAATCGGATGAAACCGAACTCCTCCCGATTGATCACTTATTTGTCAACTATGGCTTTAAATCTTCTATCGGAAACTTGAAAGAATGGGGTGTAGAATTGCAACGCCATAAAATCAAGGTGAATCAAAAACAAGAAACCAGCCTTCCTGGAATTTATGCTTGTGGAGACTGCTGCTTCTATGAAGGAAAGATCGATCTCATCGCTACAGGTCTGGGGGAAGCCCCGACAGCTGTAAACAATGCCATCAACTACATCTATCCAGATAAGAAAGTCCAACCAACGCACTCAACTAGTTTATAA
- the rpsU gene encoding 30S ribosomal protein S21, producing MSKTVVRKNESLDDALRRFKRAVTKAGTLQETRKREFYEKPSVKRKRKSEAARKRKKF from the coding sequence ATGTCAAAAACAGTAGTACGTAAGAATGAATCTCTTGACGATGCTCTTCGTCGTTTCAAACGTGCGGTTACTAAAGCTGGTACTCTTCAAGAAACACGCAAACGTGAATTCTATGAAAAACCTTCTGTAAAGCGTAAACGTAAATCAGAAGCAGCTCGTAAACGTAAAAAATTCTAA
- the mscL gene encoding large conductance mechanosensitive channel protein MscL, with translation MLKELKAFLLRGNVVDLAVAVIIGAAFGAIVTSFVNDIITPLILNPALKAAGVEKIAELTWNGVAYGSFLSAVINFLVIGTVLFFVVKAAEKAQNLGKKEEAAEEEAAAPTQEELLAEIRDLLANK, from the coding sequence ATGTTAAAAGAATTGAAAGCTTTCCTCCTTCGTGGAAACGTTGTTGACCTTGCTGTTGCAGTAATCATCGGGGCTGCATTTGGAGCTATCGTTACATCATTTGTAAACGACATCATCACTCCACTTATTTTGAACCCAGCTTTGAAAGCTGCTGGTGTTGAAAAGATTGCTGAATTGACTTGGAACGGTGTCGCATACGGTAGCTTCTTGAGCGCTGTAATCAACTTCCTTGTTATCGGTACTGTTCTTTTCTTCGTGGTGAAAGCTGCTGAGAAAGCTCAAAACCTTGGTAAAAAAGAAGAAGCTGCTGAAGAAGAAGCTGCTGCTCCTACTCAAGAAGAGTTGCTTGCTGAAATCCGCGACTTGCTTGCAAACAAATAA
- a CDS encoding ABC transporter ATP-binding protein, whose protein sequence is MNQYPLVYLDHVTKNYGHEVALMDVSLNIQPGRIIGLLGPNGSGKTTIIKLINGLLQPSLGNIYIHGQLPSPASKKVVSYLPDTTYLNENMKIIDAIRYFQDFYSDFNVQRAYQLLNDLHLQPNQKLNSLSKGNKEKVQLILVMSREADLYVLDEPIGGVDPAARDYILRTIIQNRRPNSSVLISTHLIADIEQVLDEAIFINQGRILLHENTTVLRNQHGKSIDEIFRDQFRVY, encoded by the coding sequence ATGAATCAGTATCCTTTGGTCTACTTGGACCATGTGACAAAGAATTATGGGCATGAAGTTGCTCTCATGGATGTTAGTTTGAACATCCAACCTGGCCGCATTATTGGCCTTTTGGGTCCCAATGGTAGTGGGAAAACAACCATCATTAAATTGATTAATGGTTTGTTGCAACCAAGCCTTGGGAATATCTATATTCATGGGCAATTACCATCCCCAGCTTCTAAAAAAGTGGTTTCCTATTTGCCAGATACAACCTATCTGAATGAAAATATGAAAATTATCGATGCAATTCGCTATTTCCAAGATTTTTATTCAGATTTTAATGTCCAACGCGCTTACCAATTGCTCAACGATTTGCATTTGCAGCCAAATCAAAAATTGAACAGCCTTTCAAAAGGGAATAAGGAAAAAGTGCAATTGATTTTGGTGATGAGTCGTGAAGCTGACTTGTATGTTCTTGATGAGCCAATCGGTGGGGTTGATCCAGCAGCACGTGATTATATTTTGCGGACCATCATTCAAAACAGACGTCCAAACTCTTCTGTCTTGATTTCTACTCACCTGATTGCGGATATTGAGCAAGTTTTGGATGAAGCTATTTTCATCAACCAAGGAAGAATTCTCTTGCATGAAAATACGACTGTTTTGCGCAATCAACACGGAAAATCTATCGATGAAATCTTCCGTGATCAATTCCGTGTTTATTAG